One window of Gemmobacter aquarius genomic DNA carries:
- a CDS encoding sugar ABC transporter ATP-binding protein — MTDLIRLTAIDKRFPGVHALKAVGFDLQPGEVHALMGENGAGKSTLMKVLSGVYQPDSGTITVGGTDVTLANPRAAQSLGIGMIHQELALMNDLTVAQNIFIGREPRRSFGRLDEPALNRAAAEIFASMNITIDPRAEVSTLSVAQSQMVEIAKALSHRSRILIMDEPTAALNDREVSELFAIITRLRGEGVGIVYISHKMDEIKRIADRVTVMRDGAFVGTVDASATPIATIISMMVGRDLDSTPAAIPDLTAAPVALEVKNLSRGRAVRDVSFSLKAGEILGFAGLMGAGRTEVARLIFGADRRDGGEIIVHGKTASIASPQDAVAAGIGYLSEDRKHLGLALGLDVRANIALPNLRRFKNGFGVVNDTALGKTARDYIDQLAIRTPSERQEVRLLSGGNQQKVVLAKWLLRDCDILIFDEPTRGIDIGAKSEIYRLLTSLAEQGKAIIVISSELPEVLRLSHRIAVMSEGRLTGILPGGTATSQEEIMHLATLRQSKEDAA, encoded by the coding sequence ATGACCGACCTCATCCGCCTCACCGCAATCGACAAACGCTTCCCCGGCGTCCACGCGCTCAAAGCTGTCGGCTTCGACCTGCAACCGGGCGAAGTCCATGCCCTGATGGGCGAAAACGGCGCGGGCAAATCCACCCTGATGAAGGTGCTGTCCGGCGTCTACCAGCCCGACAGCGGCACCATCACCGTGGGCGGCACCGATGTGACGCTGGCCAACCCCCGCGCGGCACAATCGCTCGGCATCGGCATGATCCATCAGGAACTCGCCCTGATGAACGACCTCACCGTGGCGCAAAACATCTTCATCGGCCGCGAACCCCGCCGCAGCTTCGGCCGCCTGGACGAACCCGCCCTGAACCGCGCCGCTGCCGAAATCTTCGCCTCGATGAACATAACCATCGACCCGCGCGCCGAGGTAAGCACCCTCTCGGTCGCACAAAGCCAGATGGTCGAAATCGCCAAAGCCCTGTCGCACCGCTCGCGCATCCTGATCATGGACGAACCCACCGCCGCCCTGAACGACCGCGAGGTGTCGGAGCTTTTCGCCATCATCACCCGCCTGCGCGGCGAAGGCGTGGGCATCGTCTACATCAGCCACAAGATGGATGAAATCAAACGCATCGCCGACCGCGTCACCGTCATGCGCGATGGCGCTTTCGTCGGCACCGTCGATGCAAGCGCAACTCCCATCGCCACCATCATCTCGATGATGGTCGGCCGCGACCTCGACAGCACCCCCGCCGCGATCCCCGACCTGACCGCCGCCCCCGTGGCACTCGAAGTGAAAAACCTCTCCCGCGGTCGCGCCGTCCGCGATGTCAGCTTCAGCCTAAAAGCCGGCGAAATCCTCGGCTTTGCGGGCCTCATGGGCGCGGGCCGCACCGAAGTCGCCCGCCTGATCTTCGGCGCCGACCGCCGCGACGGCGGCGAAATCATCGTGCATGGCAAAACCGCCTCCATCGCCTCGCCGCAAGATGCCGTGGCCGCAGGCATCGGCTACCTGTCCGAAGACCGCAAACACCTGGGCCTCGCGCTCGGCCTCGATGTCCGCGCCAACATCGCGCTGCCGAACCTGCGCCGCTTCAAGAACGGCTTCGGCGTGGTCAACGACACGGCCCTTGGCAAAACCGCCCGCGACTACATCGACCAACTCGCCATCCGCACCCCTTCGGAACGGCAAGAGGTGCGGCTCCTCTCCGGCGGCAACCAGCAAAAGGTCGTGCTGGCCAAATGGCTGCTCCGCGACTGCGACATCCTCATCTTCGACGAACCCACCCGCGGCATCGACATCGGCGCGAAATCCGAAATCTACCGCCTGCTCACCAGCCTCGCCGAACAGGGCAAGGCGATCATCGTCATCTCCTCCGAACTGCCCGAGGTGTTGCGCCTCTCGCACCGCA